In Harmonia axyridis chromosome X, icHarAxyr1.1, whole genome shotgun sequence, a single window of DNA contains:
- the LOC123686384 gene encoding uncharacterized protein LOC123686384 isoform X1 → MAQVAAEKEASEVLHSLLSVERIENKVDIVDGGDSNDSPQNSYQHSQQKSNENGENEATLQWHTPVQLGTHSLFSTIDANSHFTHTMDDHQVVIWEGAALQVEPEHKYNVNTIYTTTQVIEDDENIETHSSKIQNQICGSNVKTKTSPKVNNKKSPVKKKKKAEPIDSVDDDPTQLEESSAQVKERFKRGCECQDESCFRGLNPDNVYRHRLNIAELTKGEHDMYLMGVTMACLANPDTTVRHKERRRLRAQYVYQGRRVCLDAFLYLENCTHYQLKRIRKHVMTHGVAPRIHGNHGKKPHNTFPLNIYRHATDFLKQYLEQHTGDRDIVNTKQPIQLPWDVTRKNLHDAYKEYSQILDPGTKLMGYSTFRHFMKEQFPHVKFCKVEPKPSLNSSSNQQNQTQQNQSQQIHTQHSMLKQQTIEIPREQQLRKCIINEDIQQVIPLVVAPNDGSATQHHQQAFLVTPVPALIPNNNISTEQNTNHTTASTFSYQLTNTGYVINEQGNIVTTMANSQHHTPYTFNRM, encoded by the exons ATGGCTCAAGTTGCTGCAGAAAAAGAAGCTAGCGAAGTTCTTCACTCTTTATTGTCTGTTGAACGTATTGAGAATAAAGTGGACATAGTGGATGGTGGAGACAGTAATGATTCACCCCAGAACTCATATCAACACAGTCAACAAAAATCTAATGAAAATGGAGAAAATGAAGCAACTCTTCAATGGCATACACCTGTACAATTGGGTACCCATTCTTTATTTTCCACTATTGATGCGAACAGTCATTTTACCCACACAATGGATGATCATCAGGTA GTCATATGGGAAGGTGCAGCCTTACAAGTGGAGCCAGAGCATAAGTATAATGTGAATACTATTTATACTACGACACAAGTTATTGAAGATGATGAGAACATCGAAACTCATTCATctaaaattcaaaatcaaatcTGTGGTTCCAATGTGAAGACTAAAACTTCTCCCAaagtgaataataaaaaatcaccagtgaaaaaaaagaagaaggccgAACCTATAGATTCAGTTGATGATGACCCTACACAACTGGAAGAAAGCTCTGCCCAAGTAAAGGAAAGGTTTAAAAGAGGATGTGAATGTCAAGATGAAAGCTGTTTTAGGGGCTTGAATCCAGATAATGTATACAGACATAGACTGAATATAGCTGAGTTAACTAAGGGTGAACATGACATGTATTTGATGGGTGTTACAATGGCATGTCTGGCAAATCCAGATACTACAGTTAGGCATAAAGAAAGGAGGCGATTGAGAGCTCAGTATGTTTACCAAGGAAGAAGAGTTTGCTTGGATGCTTTCTTGTATTTAGAAAATTGTACGCACTATCAACTCAAACGAATAAGAAAACATGTAATGACTCATGGAGTAGCTCCCAGAATCCATGGCAATCATGGAAAGAAGCCACACAATACTTttcctttgaatatttataGACATGCCACTGACTTTCTCAAACAGTATTTGGAGCAGCATACTGGAGATCGTGATATTGTTAACACAAAACAACCGATACAGCTGCCATGGGATGTTACAAGGAAGAACTTGCATGATGCTTATAAAGAATATAGCCAAATTTTGGACCCTGGCACTAAACTTATGGGCTATTCTACTTTCCGTCATTTCATGAAAGAGCAATTCCCTCATGTCAAATTTTGTAAAGTTGAACCTAAACCTTCTTTGAATTCTTCAAGCAATCAGCAAAACCAAACGCAGCAGAATCAATCTCAACAGATTCATACACAACATTCAATGCTAAAACAGCAAACCATTGAAATTCCTCGGGAGCAACAGCTTCGTAAATGTATCATAAATGAGGATATTCAGCAGGTGATCCCCTTAGTTGTTGCTCCAAACGATGGTTCTGCAACGCAACATCATCAACAAGCATTTTTGGTTACACCAGTTCCAGCATTGATtcctaataataatatttccacAGAACAAAATACCAATCACACAACAGCAAGTACATTTTCTTATCAGTTGACTAATACTGGTTATGTCATCAATGAACAGGGTAATATCGTCACCACCATGGCAAATTCTCAACACCACACTCCATATACTTTCAATagaatgtga
- the LOC123686384 gene encoding uncharacterized protein LOC123686384 isoform X2: MAQVAAEKEASEVLHSLLSVERIENKVDIVDGGDSNDSPQNSYQHSQQKSNENGENEATLQWHTPVQLGTHSLFSTIDANSHFTHTMDDHQVIWEGAALQVEPEHKYNVNTIYTTTQVIEDDENIETHSSKIQNQICGSNVKTKTSPKVNNKKSPVKKKKKAEPIDSVDDDPTQLEESSAQVKERFKRGCECQDESCFRGLNPDNVYRHRLNIAELTKGEHDMYLMGVTMACLANPDTTVRHKERRRLRAQYVYQGRRVCLDAFLYLENCTHYQLKRIRKHVMTHGVAPRIHGNHGKKPHNTFPLNIYRHATDFLKQYLEQHTGDRDIVNTKQPIQLPWDVTRKNLHDAYKEYSQILDPGTKLMGYSTFRHFMKEQFPHVKFCKVEPKPSLNSSSNQQNQTQQNQSQQIHTQHSMLKQQTIEIPREQQLRKCIINEDIQQVIPLVVAPNDGSATQHHQQAFLVTPVPALIPNNNISTEQNTNHTTASTFSYQLTNTGYVINEQGNIVTTMANSQHHTPYTFNRM; the protein is encoded by the exons ATGGCTCAAGTTGCTGCAGAAAAAGAAGCTAGCGAAGTTCTTCACTCTTTATTGTCTGTTGAACGTATTGAGAATAAAGTGGACATAGTGGATGGTGGAGACAGTAATGATTCACCCCAGAACTCATATCAACACAGTCAACAAAAATCTAATGAAAATGGAGAAAATGAAGCAACTCTTCAATGGCATACACCTGTACAATTGGGTACCCATTCTTTATTTTCCACTATTGATGCGAACAGTCATTTTACCCACACAATGGATGATCATCAG GTCATATGGGAAGGTGCAGCCTTACAAGTGGAGCCAGAGCATAAGTATAATGTGAATACTATTTATACTACGACACAAGTTATTGAAGATGATGAGAACATCGAAACTCATTCATctaaaattcaaaatcaaatcTGTGGTTCCAATGTGAAGACTAAAACTTCTCCCAaagtgaataataaaaaatcaccagtgaaaaaaaagaagaaggccgAACCTATAGATTCAGTTGATGATGACCCTACACAACTGGAAGAAAGCTCTGCCCAAGTAAAGGAAAGGTTTAAAAGAGGATGTGAATGTCAAGATGAAAGCTGTTTTAGGGGCTTGAATCCAGATAATGTATACAGACATAGACTGAATATAGCTGAGTTAACTAAGGGTGAACATGACATGTATTTGATGGGTGTTACAATGGCATGTCTGGCAAATCCAGATACTACAGTTAGGCATAAAGAAAGGAGGCGATTGAGAGCTCAGTATGTTTACCAAGGAAGAAGAGTTTGCTTGGATGCTTTCTTGTATTTAGAAAATTGTACGCACTATCAACTCAAACGAATAAGAAAACATGTAATGACTCATGGAGTAGCTCCCAGAATCCATGGCAATCATGGAAAGAAGCCACACAATACTTttcctttgaatatttataGACATGCCACTGACTTTCTCAAACAGTATTTGGAGCAGCATACTGGAGATCGTGATATTGTTAACACAAAACAACCGATACAGCTGCCATGGGATGTTACAAGGAAGAACTTGCATGATGCTTATAAAGAATATAGCCAAATTTTGGACCCTGGCACTAAACTTATGGGCTATTCTACTTTCCGTCATTTCATGAAAGAGCAATTCCCTCATGTCAAATTTTGTAAAGTTGAACCTAAACCTTCTTTGAATTCTTCAAGCAATCAGCAAAACCAAACGCAGCAGAATCAATCTCAACAGATTCATACACAACATTCAATGCTAAAACAGCAAACCATTGAAATTCCTCGGGAGCAACAGCTTCGTAAATGTATCATAAATGAGGATATTCAGCAGGTGATCCCCTTAGTTGTTGCTCCAAACGATGGTTCTGCAACGCAACATCATCAACAAGCATTTTTGGTTACACCAGTTCCAGCATTGATtcctaataataatatttccacAGAACAAAATACCAATCACACAACAGCAAGTACATTTTCTTATCAGTTGACTAATACTGGTTATGTCATCAATGAACAGGGTAATATCGTCACCACCATGGCAAATTCTCAACACCACACTCCATATACTTTCAATagaatgtga